In one window of Pseudomonas sp. IAC-BECa141 DNA:
- the ribBA gene encoding bifunctional 3,4-dihydroxy-2-butanone-4-phosphate synthase/GTP cyclohydrolase II yields the protein MALNSIEELVEDIRQGKMVILMDDEDRENEGDLIMAAECCKAEHINFMAKYARGLICMPMSRERCETLKLPLMAPRNGSGFGTKFTVSIEAAEGVTTGISAADRARTVQAAAAKDAKAEDIVSPGHIFPLMAQAGGTLARAGHTEAACDLARMAGFEPSGVICEVMNDDGTMSRRAELEAFAAEHDIKIGTIADLIHYRMIHERTVQRIAEQPLDSELGQFNLVTYRDSVEGDVHMALTLGTVCAEEPTLVRVHNMDPLRDLLMVKQPGRWSLRAAMAAVAEAGSGVVLLLGHPLDGDVLLAHIRETGDQATVKKPTTYSIVGAGSQILRDLGVRKMRLMSAPMKFNAISGFDLEVVEYVPSE from the coding sequence GTGGCGCTCAATAGCATCGAAGAACTGGTTGAAGACATCCGCCAAGGCAAGATGGTCATCCTCATGGATGACGAAGACCGCGAGAACGAAGGCGACCTGATCATGGCCGCCGAGTGCTGCAAGGCCGAGCACATCAACTTCATGGCCAAGTACGCCCGTGGCCTGATCTGCATGCCGATGAGCCGCGAGCGCTGCGAAACCCTGAAGCTGCCGCTGATGGCGCCACGCAACGGTTCCGGTTTCGGCACCAAGTTCACCGTCTCGATCGAAGCGGCCGAAGGCGTGACCACCGGTATCTCCGCCGCTGACCGCGCGCGCACCGTGCAAGCGGCGGCTGCGAAAGACGCCAAGGCTGAAGATATCGTCAGCCCGGGCCACATCTTCCCGCTGATGGCCCAGGCCGGTGGCACCCTGGCCCGAGCCGGTCACACTGAAGCGGCCTGCGACCTGGCACGCATGGCCGGTTTCGAGCCAAGCGGCGTGATCTGCGAAGTGATGAATGACGACGGCACCATGTCCCGTCGCGCCGAGCTGGAAGCCTTTGCTGCTGAGCACGACATCAAGATCGGTACCATCGCCGACCTGATTCACTACCGGATGATCCACGAACGTACCGTTCAGCGGATTGCCGAGCAGCCGCTGGACAGCGAACTGGGCCAATTCAACCTGGTGACCTATCGTGATTCCGTGGAAGGCGACGTGCACATGGCACTGACCCTGGGCACTGTTTGCGCCGAAGAACCGACCCTGGTTCGCGTGCACAACATGGACCCGCTGCGCGACCTGTTGATGGTCAAGCAACCGGGCCGCTGGAGCCTGCGCGCCGCCATGGCTGCGGTTGCCGAGGCCGGCAGCGGTGTGGTGTTGTTGCTGGGTCACCCGCTGGATGGCGACGTGTTGCTGGCGCACATCCGTGAAACCGGCGATCAGGCGACGGTGAAAAAACCGACCACCTACAGCATCGTCGGTGCCGGTTCGCAGATCCTGCGTGACCTCGGCGTGCGCAAAATGCGCCTGATGTCTGCGCCGATGAAGTTCAATGCGATATCCGGTTTCGATCTGGAAGTTGTAGAATACGTGCCCTCCGAATAA
- the nusB gene encoding transcription antitermination factor NusB gives MISDESDRFNPRDPKPADAGKPSKSAKRREARQLATQALYQWHMARQSLNEIEAQFRVDNDFTDVDGAYFREILHGVPQFKTEIDNALTPCLDLAIEELDPVELAVLRLSTWELLKRVDVPYRVVINEGIELAKVFGSTDGHKFVNGVLDKLAPRLREAEVKAFKR, from the coding sequence GTGATTAGCGACGAAAGCGATCGTTTCAACCCGCGCGATCCGAAACCTGCGGATGCCGGCAAACCATCGAAAAGCGCCAAGCGCCGCGAAGCCCGTCAGCTCGCGACCCAGGCCCTGTATCAGTGGCACATGGCTCGGCAGTCGTTGAACGAGATCGAAGCGCAGTTCCGGGTCGATAACGATTTCACCGATGTCGACGGTGCCTACTTCCGCGAAATCCTGCACGGGGTTCCGCAGTTCAAGACCGAAATCGACAACGCGCTCACGCCTTGCCTGGACCTGGCGATCGAAGAGCTGGACCCGGTTGAACTGGCGGTTCTGCGCCTGTCCACCTGGGAACTGCTCAAGCGCGTTGACGTGCCGTACCGCGTTGTGATCAACGAAGGTATCGAACTGGCCAAGGTGTTCGGTTCGACCGACGGCCACAAGTTCGTCAACGGCGTGCTCGACAAGCTGGCTCCGCGCCTGCGTGAAGCTGAAGTGAAGGCGTTCAAGCGCTGA
- the ribE gene encoding 6,7-dimethyl-8-ribityllumazine synthase yields MTLKTIEGTFIAPKGRYALVVGRFNSFVVESLVSGAVDALVRHGVSESDITIIRAPGAFEIPLVAQKVAQKGEFAAIIALGAVIRGGTPHFEYVAGECTKGLAQVSMEFGVPVAFGVLTVDSIEQAIERSGTKAGNKGAEAALSALEMVSLLAQLEAK; encoded by the coding sequence ATGACCCTGAAGACCATCGAAGGTACCTTCATCGCCCCTAAAGGCCGCTACGCTTTGGTAGTGGGCCGCTTCAACAGCTTCGTGGTTGAAAGCCTGGTCAGCGGTGCAGTTGATGCCCTGGTTCGCCACGGCGTGAGCGAAAGCGACATCACCATCATCCGCGCACCTGGCGCCTTCGAAATCCCGCTGGTTGCGCAGAAAGTCGCCCAGAAAGGCGAGTTCGCAGCAATCATTGCCCTGGGCGCGGTCATTCGTGGCGGCACTCCGCACTTCGAATACGTGGCTGGCGAGTGCACCAAGGGCCTGGCCCAGGTGTCCATGGAATTCGGCGTACCGGTCGCTTTCGGCGTCCTGACCGTTGATTCCATCGAGCAAGCCATCGAACGTTCCGGCACCAAGGCCGGCAACAAAGGTGCTGAAGCTGCCCTGTCCGCTCTGGAAATGGTCAGCCTGCTGGCGCAGTTGGAGGCCAAGTGA
- the ribA gene encoding GTP cyclohydrolase II, producing the protein MPVVFVAASKLPTPFAQFTMHGFLDEATGREHVVLSLGEIADGAPVLGRLHSECLTGDALFSQRCDCGSQLEGALKAIAREGRGVLLYLRQEGRGIGLLNKIRAYELQDGGADTVEANERLGFAADQRDYAMCLPMLEHLGVKSLRLMTNNPRKVKALTDMGIVVAERVPLHTGHNPHNKLYLATKASKLDHMMGNEHQGEVDRA; encoded by the coding sequence GTGCCTGTCGTTTTTGTCGCCGCTTCCAAGCTGCCCACTCCTTTTGCGCAATTCACCATGCACGGTTTTCTCGATGAAGCCACCGGCCGCGAGCACGTTGTGCTGAGCCTGGGTGAGATTGCCGACGGTGCCCCGGTACTCGGCCGTCTGCACTCCGAATGCCTGACCGGTGATGCCTTGTTCAGCCAGCGTTGCGACTGCGGTTCGCAACTCGAAGGCGCCCTCAAGGCCATCGCTCGCGAAGGTCGTGGCGTGTTGCTGTATCTGCGTCAGGAAGGGCGCGGCATCGGTCTTTTGAACAAGATCCGTGCCTACGAATTGCAGGACGGCGGCGCCGATACCGTTGAAGCCAACGAGCGCCTGGGCTTTGCCGCCGACCAGCGTGATTACGCCATGTGCCTGCCGATGCTCGAGCATCTGGGCGTCAAGTCCCTGCGCCTGATGACCAACAACCCGCGCAAGGTCAAAGCCTTGACCGACATGGGCATCGTCGTCGCCGAGCGCGTTCCGCTGCACACCGGTCATAACCCGCACAACAAACTCTATCTGGCGACCAAGGCCAGCAAGCTCGACCACATGATGGGCAACGAGCATCAGGGCGAGGTAGACCGGGCGTGA
- a CDS encoding substrate-binding periplasmic protein, translating to MTRRWLAIVVLTLLGAVAQAQDAPPSVIHLASEDWEDYTAADGHGLGWDVLRKVFEPAGVTLDIRTVPYTRSVGLVQLKEVDALVGSYRGEAEQVLYPKWNFDSDHIYALGLASNPSPTQATLGKYRLAWVRGYRYETYLPNVKRFNQIERRTGILSMLKQGRADYYIDALTEIEAVVRNAADPSQYRYSHLAELPLYLGFADTPQARALMSIYDQRIEQLVKSGELKPIFERWKQPYPFE from the coding sequence ATGACTCGACGCTGGTTGGCGATAGTGGTTTTGACCTTGCTTGGCGCCGTGGCCCAGGCACAGGACGCACCGCCGTCGGTCATTCATCTGGCCAGTGAAGATTGGGAGGACTACACCGCCGCCGATGGCCATGGGCTGGGCTGGGATGTGTTGCGCAAAGTCTTCGAGCCGGCCGGCGTAACCCTGGACATCCGCACCGTGCCCTACACCCGTTCGGTCGGGCTGGTGCAATTGAAGGAAGTCGACGCACTGGTCGGTTCTTACCGCGGTGAAGCCGAGCAGGTCTTGTACCCGAAATGGAATTTCGATTCCGACCACATCTACGCGCTCGGCCTGGCCAGCAATCCGTCGCCAACCCAGGCGACGCTGGGCAAATACCGACTGGCCTGGGTACGCGGCTATCGCTACGAAACCTACCTGCCGAACGTCAAACGCTTCAACCAGATCGAGCGCCGCACCGGGATCCTGTCGATGCTCAAGCAGGGGCGGGCGGATTACTACATCGATGCGCTGACGGAAATCGAAGCGGTAGTCAGAAACGCCGCCGATCCTTCGCAATACCGTTATTCACATCTGGCGGAACTGCCGCTGTACCTCGGTTTCGCCGACACCCCGCAAGCCCGGGCGTTGATGTCGATCTACGACCAGCGCATCGAGCAACTGGTTAAAAGCGGCGAGCTGAAGCCGATCTTCGAGCGCTGGAAACAGCCGTATCCGTTCGAGTAA
- a CDS encoding riboflavin synthase, with amino-acid sequence MFTGIIESIGSIRALTPKGGDVRVHVETGKLDLSDVKLGDSIAVNGVCLTAVELPGNGFAADVSRETLDCTAMNDLKSGSPVNLEKALTPTTRLGGHLVSGHVDGVGEVVSRSDNARAVEFRIRAPKELARYIAHKGSITVDGTSLTVNAVDGAEFLLTIIPHTLSETIMASYKPGRRVNLEVDLLARYLERLLLGDKAAEPTSGGITESFLAANGYLKS; translated from the coding sequence ATGTTTACCGGCATCATCGAATCCATCGGCAGTATCCGCGCACTGACCCCAAAGGGCGGTGATGTGCGGGTGCATGTCGAAACCGGCAAGCTCGACCTGAGCGACGTCAAACTCGGCGACAGCATCGCGGTCAACGGCGTGTGCCTGACCGCCGTGGAACTGCCGGGCAACGGCTTCGCTGCCGACGTCAGTCGCGAAACCCTCGACTGCACCGCCATGAATGACCTGAAAAGCGGCAGCCCGGTCAACCTGGAGAAAGCCCTGACCCCGACCACCCGTCTCGGCGGCCATCTGGTCAGCGGTCACGTCGACGGTGTCGGCGAAGTGGTCTCGCGCAGCGACAATGCCCGCGCCGTGGAATTTCGCATCCGCGCGCCGAAAGAGCTGGCCAGGTACATCGCCCACAAAGGCTCGATCACCGTCGACGGCACCAGCCTGACCGTGAACGCGGTCGATGGCGCCGAATTCCTGCTGACGATCATTCCGCACACCCTGAGCGAAACCATCATGGCGTCCTACAAGCCAGGTCGCCGGGTGAACCTGGAAGTCGACTTGCTGGCGCGTTATCTCGAGCGTCTGCTGTTGGGCGACAAGGCTGCAGAGCCAACGTCTGGCGGCATCACTGAAAGCTTTCTGGCCGCCAACGGCTACCTCAAATCCTGA
- a CDS encoding phosphatidylglycerophosphatase A, translating into MTDHPKQVPAEFVPPSVWRNPWHFLAFGFGSGTLPKAPGTWGSLVALPFIPLWQMLPDWGYWLMLGITMLFGFWLCGKVADDLRVHDHEGIVWDEMVGMWITLWLVPEGWYWLLAGFLVFRFFDILKPWPIRWIDRHVHGGVGIMLDDVLAGVFAWLAMQGLVWLFA; encoded by the coding sequence GTGACAGATCACCCGAAACAGGTTCCGGCCGAATTCGTTCCGCCGTCGGTCTGGCGCAATCCCTGGCATTTCCTCGCGTTCGGCTTCGGCTCGGGCACCTTGCCCAAGGCGCCGGGCACCTGGGGCTCGTTAGTTGCGCTACCCTTTATCCCGTTGTGGCAGATGCTGCCCGACTGGGGTTACTGGCTGATGCTCGGAATCACCATGCTGTTCGGCTTCTGGCTGTGCGGCAAAGTGGCTGACGATCTGCGGGTGCACGACCACGAAGGCATCGTCTGGGACGAAATGGTCGGGATGTGGATCACCCTGTGGCTGGTGCCGGAAGGCTGGTACTGGTTGCTCGCCGGGTTCCTGGTGTTCCGCTTCTTCGACATTCTCAAGCCGTGGCCGATCCGCTGGATCGACCGGCACGTTCACGGCGGCGTCGGCATCATGCTCGACGATGTGCTGGCCGGCGTGTTCGCCTGGCTGGCGATGCAGGGCCTGGTGTGGCTTTTCGCCTGA
- the ribD gene encoding bifunctional diaminohydroxyphosphoribosylaminopyrimidine deaminase/5-amino-6-(5-phosphoribosylamino)uracil reductase RibD, whose amino-acid sequence MTTAAEQAILDARFMARALELARKGHYTTHPNPRVGCVIVRDGQIVGEGWHERAGEPHAEVHALRAAGEQARGATAYVTLEPCSHHGRTPPCADALVNAGVGRVVAAMRDPNPQVAGRGLQRLADAGIATESGVLEIEARKLNQGFLKRMEHGLPFVRVKLAMSLDGRTAMESGESQWITGPAARSAVQRLRAQASVVLTGADTVLADGARLTVRGDELGLDDEQTALALSRPPLRVLIDGRLRVPLDAPFFKAGPALVATCVAIEEQYANGPECLIVPGDDGQVDLHQLLIELANRGVNEVLVEAGPRLAGAFAQLGLVDEFVIFIAGKFLGSTARPLLDWPLAYMKDAPELKITEIRAVGDDWRVTAIPV is encoded by the coding sequence CCCGCTTCATGGCCCGGGCCCTGGAACTGGCGCGCAAGGGGCATTACACGACTCATCCCAATCCACGGGTCGGCTGCGTGATCGTGCGCGACGGGCAGATTGTCGGCGAAGGCTGGCATGAACGCGCCGGCGAACCGCACGCCGAAGTCCACGCCCTGCGCGCCGCCGGTGAGCAGGCCCGGGGCGCGACCGCTTACGTCACCCTCGAACCTTGCAGCCACCACGGCCGCACGCCGCCGTGCGCCGATGCGCTGGTGAACGCCGGTGTTGGCCGGGTGGTCGCGGCAATGCGTGATCCGAATCCACAAGTCGCCGGACGCGGTCTGCAGCGTCTGGCCGATGCCGGTATCGCCACCGAAAGCGGCGTACTGGAAATTGAAGCGCGCAAGCTCAATCAAGGTTTTCTGAAACGCATGGAACACGGCTTGCCGTTTGTGCGGGTCAAGTTGGCCATGAGCCTCGACGGCCGCACGGCAATGGAAAGCGGCGAGAGCCAATGGATCACCGGCCCGGCCGCGCGTTCTGCAGTGCAGCGTTTGCGCGCCCAGGCCAGCGTGGTACTGACCGGTGCCGACACGGTGCTGGCCGATGGCGCACGCCTGACGGTGCGCGGCGACGAGCTGGGGCTGGATGACGAACAAACCGCGCTGGCCCTGAGCCGTCCGCCGCTGCGGGTGCTGATCGACGGGCGTCTGCGAGTGCCGCTGGATGCGCCGTTCTTCAAGGCCGGCCCGGCGCTGGTCGCCACCTGCGTGGCCATCGAAGAACAGTACGCCAACGGCCCGGAATGCCTGATCGTGCCGGGCGATGATGGTCAGGTCGATCTGCATCAGTTGCTGATCGAGCTGGCCAACCGAGGTGTCAACGAAGTCCTGGTCGAGGCCGGCCCGCGACTGGCCGGCGCATTTGCCCAGCTCGGTCTGGTCGATGAGTTCGTGATCTTCATCGCCGGCAAGTTCCTCGGCTCCACGGCGCGTCCGCTTCTGGACTGGCCGCTCGCTTATATGAAGGATGCGCCGGAGCTGAAAATCACTGAAATTCGCGCGGTTGGCGATGACTGGCGAGTCACTGCAATCCCTGTCTGA
- the thiL gene encoding thiamine-phosphate kinase: MGEFELIRNFFAAAPCAQGGEGVALGIGDDCALLAIPSGEQLAVSTDTLVAGVHFADPCDPFLLGQRSLAVAVSDLAAMGATPVAFTLALTLPTVTADWLQAYARGLNRMAQGCGVALVGGDTTRGPLSLTVTVFGRVPAGKALTRSGAQPGDLLCVGGELGNAAGALPLVLGQRDAEPHIAQPLLDHYWSPQPQLALGQALRGKATSALDISDGLLADCGHIALASQVRLEVECERVPLSDALVAFLGQRGAERAALSGGDDYVLAFTLPPVELPALLADGWPIHVIGRVTQGQGVVLLDRDGHDITPQIRGYQHFQESP, translated from the coding sequence ATGGGCGAGTTTGAGCTGATCCGCAATTTCTTCGCCGCCGCGCCTTGTGCGCAGGGCGGCGAAGGCGTTGCACTGGGGATCGGCGATGACTGCGCCTTGCTGGCAATTCCCTCCGGGGAACAGCTGGCGGTTTCCACCGATACGCTGGTGGCCGGCGTGCATTTCGCCGATCCCTGCGATCCGTTTCTGCTCGGTCAGCGCTCGCTGGCCGTGGCGGTCAGCGACCTTGCTGCCATGGGCGCCACGCCCGTTGCCTTTACCCTTGCCCTGACCTTGCCGACGGTGACCGCCGATTGGCTGCAAGCCTATGCCCGTGGTTTGAACCGCATGGCGCAGGGCTGCGGCGTGGCGCTGGTCGGCGGCGACACGACGCGCGGGCCGTTGAGCCTGACCGTCACGGTGTTCGGCCGCGTCCCGGCCGGCAAAGCGCTGACCCGCAGCGGCGCGCAGCCGGGCGATCTGCTGTGTGTCGGCGGCGAACTGGGCAATGCCGCCGGGGCCTTGCCGCTGGTGCTGGGGCAGCGAGACGCCGAACCCCATATTGCCCAACCGCTGCTCGATCATTACTGGTCGCCGCAACCGCAACTCGCCCTCGGCCAGGCCCTGCGTGGCAAGGCCACCTCGGCGCTGGACATCTCCGATGGCCTGCTCGCCGATTGCGGTCACATCGCACTGGCTTCGCAGGTGCGCCTCGAAGTCGAGTGTGAGCGTGTTCCATTGTCGGATGCGCTGGTGGCATTTCTCGGTCAGCGCGGCGCCGAACGCGCGGCGTTGAGCGGTGGCGACGATTATGTGCTGGCCTTCACCTTGCCGCCCGTCGAGTTGCCGGCGCTGCTGGCTGATGGCTGGCCGATCCATGTGATCGGCCGCGTGACGCAGGGCCAGGGCGTGGTGCTGCTGGACCGCGACGGGCACGACATCACCCCGCAAATCCGGGGCTATCAACATTTTCAGGAGTCACCGTGA